One genomic region from Leeia speluncae encodes:
- a CDS encoding class I SAM-dependent methyltransferase: protein MTNENMINDLSAQLPLFSSAALSELGKEISVTYGFEWCSQAEPSGDLAFWLMLDELGLQLMSGGPQAPGPLKVEFAEGAHEHRRKFGGGAGQPVARAVGAKAGEQLTVLDATAGLGGDAYVLASLGCHVTLCERTALAAALLEDGLRRAIHDAEVGHIIQRMTLNHVDAHEFLAKQAPASFDVVFLDPMFPEKGKQAKAKKSMFIFQQLLSGDPDADSLLDLARRVAKKRVVVKRPKQAPFLAGLKPSGSQSGESTRFDLYAPIKP from the coding sequence ATGACAAATGAAAATATGATAAATGATTTATCTGCTCAATTGCCACTATTTTCTAGTGCTGCGCTGTCAGAGTTGGGTAAAGAGATCTCTGTAACGTATGGGTTTGAATGGTGTTCTCAGGCGGAACCTTCTGGCGATCTAGCATTTTGGTTGATGCTGGATGAGCTAGGTTTGCAATTAATGTCTGGTGGTCCGCAAGCCCCAGGCCCTTTAAAAGTCGAGTTTGCAGAAGGTGCGCATGAACATCGTCGCAAATTTGGTGGTGGTGCTGGCCAACCTGTTGCAAGGGCGGTGGGTGCTAAAGCGGGCGAGCAACTGACAGTGTTGGATGCCACTGCTGGACTGGGTGGGGATGCTTATGTGTTGGCTAGTCTAGGGTGTCATGTCACTTTATGTGAGCGCACTGCCTTGGCGGCAGCATTGCTCGAAGATGGTTTACGCCGAGCGATTCATGATGCTGAGGTGGGCCATATCATCCAACGGATGACGCTAAATCATGTGGATGCACATGAGTTTCTTGCCAAACAAGCGCCTGCTTCATTTGATGTGGTTTTTCTTGATCCCATGTTTCCAGAAAAGGGGAAGCAAGCAAAAGCCAAAAAAAGCATGTTTATTTTTCAGCAGTTGCTAAGTGGCGACCCAGATGCGGATAGCTTATTAGATTTGGCTAGACGAGTGGCGAAGAAGCGAGTGGTGGTGAAGCGGCCAAAACAAGCGCCTTTTCTTGCTGGGTTAAAGCCTTCAGGGTCTCAATCTGGAGAAAGTACGCGCTTTGATTTATATGCACCAATCAAACCATAA
- a CDS encoding beta-ketoacyl-ACP reductase yields MTAQQKIALVTGGMGGIGTAICRKLADAGFKVATTYSRPGKEAEWLSAQAAEGYQFYAYQCDVTDTDATAAAILKLTSELGSIDVLVNNAGITRDGTFRKMSKDAWDAVISTNLDSLFNVTKPVIEGMLEKSWGRVINISSINGQKGQFGQANYSAAKAGMHGFTMALAQEVAKKGITVNTISPGYIGTDMVMAVKEEVRNQIIAGIPVGRLGKPEEIAGLVAYLASEDAGFMTGADLAINGGQHMM; encoded by the coding sequence ATGACTGCACAACAAAAAATTGCTTTAGTCACTGGTGGTATGGGTGGTATTGGAACAGCAATCTGCCGCAAATTAGCAGATGCCGGTTTTAAAGTAGCAACCACTTATAGCCGCCCAGGGAAAGAAGCGGAATGGCTGTCAGCACAAGCCGCAGAGGGTTATCAGTTTTACGCGTATCAATGTGATGTAACCGATACAGATGCAACAGCAGCTGCCATTCTGAAGCTCACCTCAGAACTAGGCTCAATCGATGTTCTTGTGAATAATGCCGGTATTACTCGTGATGGCACTTTCCGCAAAATGTCGAAGGATGCTTGGGACGCAGTAATTTCCACCAACCTTGACTCATTGTTTAATGTAACCAAACCAGTGATCGAAGGCATGTTGGAAAAGAGCTGGGGCCGTGTCATTAATATCAGTTCAATTAATGGACAAAAAGGCCAGTTTGGTCAAGCCAACTACTCTGCAGCAAAAGCAGGTATGCACGGCTTTACCATGGCATTGGCTCAAGAAGTTGCGAAAAAAGGCATTACCGTTAACACCATTAGCCCAGGCTACATTGGTACCGACATGGTAATGGCGGTAAAAGAAGAAGTACGTAATCAAATTATTGCTGGTATTCCAGTTGGCCGTTTAGGCAAGCCAGAAGAAATTGCAGGTTTGGTTGCTTACTTGGCAAGCGAAGATGCTGGCTTTATGACTGGTGCAGACCTTGCTATTAACGGTGGTCAGCACATGATGTAA
- a CDS encoding D-2-hydroxyacid dehydrogenase: MHKVVFLDQGSLPVPLPTIPYEVELITYDKTSSDEIVERLTGATVAILNKVKMTSEILAQLPDLKLIAVAATGTDNVDVAWCRANGVYVSNIRGYALQTVPEHALALILALRRALPLWQQRLSEGTWQTADHFCMFDQPIFDIAGSTLGIIGRGELGKALAAKAEALGMNVVYAERKGETTIRNGLMSFEDVLKQSDVISLHCPLTAETKHLISNDELAMMKSSAILINTARGGLVDAEALISALQQGKIGGAGIDVLPEEPPRKGHPLINVQLPNLIVTPHVAWSSQQAMNGLAKQLVGNIEAFFNGTPRNTVK, translated from the coding sequence ATGCATAAAGTTGTCTTTCTTGACCAAGGATCTTTGCCTGTACCTCTCCCAACGATTCCCTACGAGGTTGAGCTAATTACATACGACAAAACGTCGTCAGATGAAATTGTTGAGCGATTAACAGGTGCTACGGTTGCTATCTTAAATAAGGTAAAAATGACGAGCGAAATACTCGCTCAATTGCCAGATTTAAAATTAATCGCCGTCGCCGCGACAGGGACAGATAATGTTGATGTGGCATGGTGTAGAGCGAATGGCGTGTACGTATCGAATATTCGAGGCTACGCATTGCAAACCGTTCCGGAGCATGCACTGGCATTGATATTGGCTTTGCGTAGAGCATTGCCTCTCTGGCAACAACGGTTATCTGAAGGCACTTGGCAAACGGCAGATCATTTTTGTATGTTTGATCAACCTATCTTTGATATTGCCGGTAGCACCTTGGGTATCATCGGCAGAGGCGAGTTAGGAAAGGCGCTTGCTGCAAAAGCTGAAGCACTAGGGATGAATGTTGTTTATGCAGAGCGTAAAGGTGAAACGACGATTCGAAACGGGTTAATGTCATTTGAAGACGTACTTAAACAGAGTGATGTAATTAGCCTGCACTGTCCGTTAACCGCAGAAACCAAGCATTTAATTTCTAATGATGAATTGGCGATGATGAAATCATCCGCCATTCTAATTAATACCGCGCGTGGTGGCTTAGTGGATGCAGAAGCATTAATTAGCGCTTTGCAACAAGGTAAAATTGGTGGTGCGGGGATTGACGTGTTGCCAGAAGAACCACCAAGAAAGGGTCATCCATTGATTAATGTGCAGTTACCTAACTTGATAGTGACACCGCATGTGGCATGGTCAAGCCAGCAAGCAATGAATGGCTTGGCAAAACAGCTAGTTGGCAATATTGAAGCATTCTTCAATGGCACCCCCAGAAACACGGTGAAATAA
- a CDS encoding class I SAM-dependent methyltransferase produces MTQKTLPLTEDLYHYFIQHSVKEHPLQKELREDTSDMVMSRMATAPEQGQLLALLVKLLNVKRYLEIGVFTGGSSLAVGLNLPSDASIVALERREEYAEIAQVFWDKAGFSDRVDLRIGPAVESLAELESEGAAGSFDLAFIDADKPHYPEYYESCLRLVKKGGLIIIDNVFWHGNVAKEEFDDKDTESMREFNKMVYEDERVQIAMLPLGDGMTLAYVR; encoded by the coding sequence ATGACACAAAAAACCCTCCCCCTAACCGAAGATCTCTATCACTATTTTATTCAGCATTCAGTGAAAGAGCACCCGCTGCAAAAAGAGTTGCGTGAAGATACGAGTGACATGGTGATGTCCCGTATGGCGACAGCACCTGAACAGGGGCAATTGCTTGCACTATTAGTCAAGTTGCTTAATGTGAAGCGTTATTTAGAGATTGGCGTTTTTACCGGGGGGAGTAGCTTAGCAGTTGGGTTGAACTTACCCAGTGATGCATCGATTGTTGCACTAGAACGTCGGGAAGAATACGCTGAAATTGCGCAAGTATTCTGGGACAAAGCGGGCTTTTCTGATCGGGTCGATTTACGTATTGGACCAGCGGTTGAAAGCCTGGCAGAACTTGAAAGCGAAGGGGCTGCCGGCTCTTTTGATCTAGCATTTATTGATGCCGATAAACCACATTATCCTGAATACTATGAGTCATGTTTAAGGCTGGTGAAAAAAGGCGGCTTAATTATCATTGATAATGTGTTTTGGCATGGCAATGTGGCAAAAGAAGAGTTCGACGATAAAGATACTGAAAGCATGCGCGAATTTAATAAAATGGTGTACGAAGACGAGCGTGTTCAAATTGCAATGTTGCCATTAGGCGATGGCATGACCTTGGCTTATGTGCGTTAA
- a CDS encoding MFS transporter, which produces MTTIVVVRKHNQMVIAADSQSTFGETRISSGLDAAWNKIFSIKGSYMGISGSAAHDLVMQQLLKKQKSLALGSRSEIFETFRKLHPKLKDDFFLNPKEEEDDPYESNHMSILLANPKGIFGVFSMREVYEYTRFWAIGSGREFAIGAMNAVYDQCETAEEIAKIGVEAGCMFDINSSLPMTLYSVTSESESR; this is translated from the coding sequence ATGACGACAATTGTAGTCGTTCGTAAGCATAATCAGATGGTCATTGCTGCTGATAGCCAATCTACATTTGGTGAAACAAGAATTTCATCTGGTTTAGATGCTGCTTGGAATAAGATTTTTTCCATCAAAGGTTCTTACATGGGAATCTCTGGCAGTGCAGCCCATGATTTAGTGATGCAGCAGTTATTGAAAAAGCAAAAATCATTGGCGTTAGGCAGTCGGTCGGAAATATTTGAGACCTTCCGAAAACTACATCCAAAGCTAAAGGATGATTTCTTCTTAAATCCCAAAGAAGAAGAGGACGATCCCTACGAGTCGAATCATATGTCTATCTTGCTAGCCAATCCCAAAGGGATTTTTGGTGTGTTTTCAATGCGAGAGGTGTACGAATATACCCGTTTTTGGGCGATTGGTAGTGGGCGTGAATTTGCAATTGGTGCTATGAATGCCGTTTATGACCAATGCGAAACAGCCGAAGAGATCGCTAAGATTGGCGTTGAAGCAGGTTGTATGTTTGATATTAACTCTAGCCTGCCGATGACACTGTATTCCGTGACATCAGAGAGTGAATCGCGTTAA
- the hslO gene encoding Hsp33 family molecular chaperone HslO, whose protein sequence is MYMSDQLQRFIFDNAPSRGAIVKLEESWQEVLKRHEYPAVLKTILGELLAASALFCANLKFEGSLILQIQGVGQLKLAVVECTSDLVVRATAKWDGELAGLSFSEMVGNGQFVITIDQIGVAQPYQGIVALEGNTVAEVLENYMKQSEQLDTRLMLASSETSVGGLLVQKLPQGHGEPEDWETVGHLARTLKADELLNLDAQEVLYRLFNEYTVKLLTESAVEFGCRCSRDKVGNMIKMMGQEEAVDVLQEQGSIEISCEFCRTRYVFDTSDVVALFSGDEGAAGATAH, encoded by the coding sequence ATGTATATGTCTGATCAGTTACAGCGTTTTATTTTTGATAATGCACCATCTCGTGGCGCCATCGTTAAATTAGAAGAGTCTTGGCAAGAAGTCTTAAAGCGCCATGAATACCCTGCGGTGTTAAAAACCATTCTGGGCGAATTGTTAGCGGCGAGTGCATTATTCTGTGCAAACTTAAAGTTTGAAGGTAGCTTGATTTTACAGATTCAAGGTGTAGGTCAGTTAAAGCTTGCCGTAGTGGAATGTACTTCCGATTTGGTGGTGCGAGCTACAGCCAAGTGGGATGGCGAACTTGCCGGCTTAAGCTTTTCGGAAATGGTGGGTAATGGGCAGTTTGTGATTACCATTGACCAAATCGGTGTTGCACAACCTTATCAAGGGATTGTGGCCTTGGAGGGTAATACCGTTGCTGAAGTGCTTGAAAACTATATGAAGCAATCCGAGCAGCTAGATACCCGCCTAATGCTGGCCTCTAGTGAAACGAGTGTCGGCGGGCTTTTGGTTCAAAAGCTGCCACAAGGACATGGAGAGCCTGAAGATTGGGAAACCGTTGGCCATTTGGCTCGCACCTTAAAAGCAGATGAGTTATTGAATCTAGATGCACAAGAAGTGCTTTATCGTTTATTCAATGAATATACAGTGAAGTTGCTAACCGAGTCTGCTGTCGAATTTGGCTGCCGTTGTTCAAGAGACAAAGTGGGCAATATGATCAAGATGATGGGACAAGAAGAGGCGGTAGATGTCTTGCAAGAGCAAGGCAGCATTGAAATTTCTTGTGAGTTTTGTCGTACTCGCTATGTATTTGATACTTCAGATGTGGTTGCTTTGTTCTCTGGTGATGAAGGGGCTGCTGGGGCTACTGCGCATTGA
- a CDS encoding helix-turn-helix domain-containing protein: MKLFDKIPNPRDIRKKLGLNQEEFWTKIGVTQSGGSRYESGRNIPKPVRELLRLVHVEHLDLSKVRREDFEIVEYLREQHPELYKKLKKAAKGWKAGGDGKMDLEGDL, translated from the coding sequence ATGAAATTATTCGATAAAATCCCTAATCCTAGAGATATTCGTAAAAAACTAGGTCTGAACCAAGAAGAGTTCTGGACAAAGATCGGTGTGACACAAAGTGGCGGTTCTCGCTACGAAAGCGGTCGTAACATTCCAAAACCAGTTCGCGAGTTATTACGTCTTGTGCACGTTGAACACTTGGATCTAAGTAAAGTTCGTCGCGAAGATTTCGAAATTGTTGAATACCTAAGAGAACAGCATCCAGAACTATACAAAAAGCTGAAAAAAGCAGCTAAAGGCTGGAAAGCTGGCGGTGACGGCAAGATGGATCTTGAAGGCGATCTGTAA
- a CDS encoding AsmA-like C-terminal region-containing protein, with amino-acid sequence MNIQQGLIFEKTPQGEDEVRTRGLQLDRNARLVLILIDGQISAAELIEKLPGTDNVPAYIASLWRDGLIAPAGSFGPIDESPVLAPTSVHEEGAAHELTASAILEERVEPSFLVARPMVDTSKPITSSQHPSFGSYKPINTSKIDSQFPAFEPAPKPIKKEKPKLTIPTISVRRLFKPLIISGGAIVAVSVLGVIGMQFVTLPLHPTAINHHLNAVCGEAPSYQGVRLQLLPSVNIKAEGLTAAGACPAMSELGVGTSLSGLWAEDTELTSLSVSGVEVQSAQLMDLLEGLHVSYPATLPVDFSNIKIGTSVGEMAGLFGSGSIENGRLTKLNLSDSDKTVQVELNRSPVGYQFNWAAPQMSIGGIVVNNADVSGLWAKQGVVIEKLTAVLDGGKISGSARISQSPDMLSANLGIKGVPSRTSLFKSLQLISDADVSGNLQMQLGLNATEPLLKRMALTGQMRMTNGSLSGADLLDVAQSDQKMFQASGRTLFLSLSTQLSLSDGKWNLSNLSLIGAAVEANGALVADGEKITGNLSIASSKLHLPNSGWQVNGIPGAWKFIRHGGVKLPVSTVDTSKASTEVADTVTDTDQ; translated from the coding sequence ATGAATATTCAGCAAGGGCTCATCTTTGAAAAAACCCCGCAGGGTGAAGACGAGGTTCGTACTCGGGGGCTTCAATTAGATAGAAATGCCAGGTTGGTGTTGATCTTGATTGATGGCCAGATTAGTGCTGCTGAATTAATTGAAAAGCTACCAGGCACAGATAATGTCCCTGCCTATATTGCTTCATTATGGCGAGATGGGCTGATTGCTCCTGCCGGAAGTTTTGGTCCCATCGATGAGAGTCCTGTTCTTGCCCCGACGAGTGTGCATGAAGAAGGGGCGGCTCATGAACTTACCGCATCTGCCATTCTAGAAGAAAGAGTAGAGCCTAGCTTTCTTGTTGCTAGGCCAATGGTTGATACATCGAAACCGATTACATCGTCGCAGCATCCTTCATTTGGTTCATACAAACCGATCAATACAAGTAAGATTGATAGTCAGTTTCCTGCATTTGAGCCTGCGCCAAAGCCGATAAAAAAAGAAAAACCTAAACTGACAATCCCTACTATTTCTGTGCGTCGGTTATTTAAACCGCTGATCATTAGTGGCGGTGCCATTGTTGCTGTTAGCGTCCTAGGTGTGATCGGGATGCAATTTGTCACCTTACCTTTGCATCCAACTGCAATTAATCATCACTTAAATGCAGTATGTGGAGAGGCGCCGAGCTATCAAGGTGTGCGACTTCAACTACTACCCTCGGTCAATATCAAGGCCGAAGGTCTTACTGCGGCTGGTGCGTGCCCTGCGATGTCAGAGTTAGGGGTTGGCACATCGTTGTCTGGTTTATGGGCAGAAGATACAGAGCTTACCTCTCTCTCTGTTAGTGGGGTGGAGGTGCAATCCGCTCAACTTATGGATTTACTGGAGGGTCTGCATGTTAGCTATCCGGCGACATTACCCGTGGACTTTAGTAACATTAAAATTGGCACTTCTGTCGGAGAGATGGCGGGTTTGTTTGGTTCTGGCAGTATTGAGAATGGTCGTTTAACTAAACTGAATTTGTCGGATTCTGATAAAACGGTTCAGGTAGAACTAAACCGTTCACCGGTTGGATATCAGTTTAATTGGGCTGCGCCACAAATGTCGATTGGTGGCATTGTAGTAAACAACGCGGATGTATCTGGTTTGTGGGCAAAGCAAGGTGTTGTTATAGAAAAACTGACTGCCGTATTAGATGGCGGAAAAATTTCTGGCTCTGCAAGAATTTCACAATCTCCTGATATGTTAAGTGCTAACTTAGGGATTAAAGGGGTGCCATCACGCACTTCTTTGTTTAAGTCGTTGCAATTAATTTCAGATGCCGATGTGTCTGGCAATCTTCAAATGCAACTAGGCTTGAATGCCACTGAGCCTCTTCTAAAACGAATGGCACTGACTGGTCAGATGAGAATGACAAACGGCAGTTTGTCTGGTGCTGACTTATTAGACGTAGCTCAATCGGATCAAAAAATGTTCCAGGCGAGTGGGCGAACACTATTTCTTTCGCTATCCACTCAATTGTCTCTTAGTGATGGTAAGTGGAATTTATCTAACCTGAGTCTGATTGGTGCGGCCGTCGAGGCGAATGGCGCACTGGTTGCGGATGGGGAAAAAATTACCGGTAATTTGTCTATAGCCTCTAGCAAGCTTCATTTGCCAAATAGTGGCTGGCAAGTAAATGGTATTCCTGGTGCTTGGAAGTTTATTCGACATGGCGGAGTAAAGTTGCCTGTTTCAACTGTCGATACTAGTAAAGCTTCTACGGAAGTGGCGGATACAGTCACAGATACAGATCAATAA
- a CDS encoding pyridoxal phosphate-dependent aminotransferase — MSHFAERLNHIAPFHVMELLARAKALQADGHDVIHMEIGEPDFTTPATIVEAGIAALQSGKTGYSPALGIPELREAISQFYKDKFGVNVPARRIVVTAGASGALMLALGALVSSGSEVLLTDPGYPCNRHFVRTLEGTPINIPVGPDSKYQLTVEDIAQYWTDKTVAALVASPANPTGTVLSQAEIQSLHQACAHKGGTLIVDEIYQGLTYGFEPQTALAISDDLFVINSFSKYFQMTGWRLGWMVVPDAYLDAVTRLAQNLFIAPPTPAQYAALAAFTPTTIEILESRRHIFAERKAALKPALLDIGFQIHADPQGAFYFYADCQHIAEDSYALAKNALEKAYVAITPGIDFGSHLASQHIRIAYTAETNILLAAAERLQKLIKQG, encoded by the coding sequence ATGAGCCATTTTGCAGAACGTCTAAATCACATCGCCCCGTTTCATGTTATGGAACTGTTAGCTAGAGCCAAGGCACTTCAAGCAGATGGGCACGATGTGATTCATATGGAAATTGGCGAGCCCGACTTCACCACCCCCGCAACGATTGTCGAAGCGGGTATCGCAGCGTTGCAGTCAGGCAAAACAGGGTACTCTCCGGCATTAGGTATTCCAGAACTACGGGAAGCTATTTCACAGTTTTACAAAGATAAGTTCGGAGTGAATGTGCCGGCAAGGCGAATTGTGGTGACTGCAGGCGCATCTGGCGCACTCATGCTTGCGCTTGGTGCACTCGTTTCATCCGGATCAGAAGTATTGCTCACAGACCCAGGCTACCCTTGCAACCGGCACTTTGTTCGTACGCTAGAAGGCACTCCCATCAATATTCCTGTTGGTCCAGATAGCAAATATCAACTCACAGTCGAAGACATTGCACAGTATTGGACAGATAAAACGGTGGCAGCACTTGTCGCCTCTCCGGCCAATCCGACAGGGACGGTGCTAAGCCAAGCAGAAATTCAATCACTACATCAAGCATGTGCTCACAAAGGTGGCACCCTTATTGTTGATGAGATATATCAAGGATTAACTTATGGGTTTGAGCCACAAACAGCGCTAGCTATTTCAGACGATCTATTTGTAATTAATAGTTTTTCCAAATACTTTCAAATGACCGGCTGGCGACTCGGTTGGATGGTAGTGCCAGATGCGTATTTAGATGCGGTCACTAGACTGGCACAAAACCTATTTATTGCCCCACCAACCCCCGCACAATACGCAGCACTTGCAGCATTTACCCCGACCACCATCGAAATATTAGAGTCTAGAAGACATATCTTTGCTGAAAGAAAAGCCGCGCTGAAACCCGCCTTACTAGATATTGGATTTCAAATTCATGCAGATCCACAAGGCGCATTTTATTTTTATGCTGATTGCCAGCATATTGCAGAAGATAGTTACGCATTAGCTAAAAATGCGCTAGAAAAAGCCTATGTCGCCATCACCCCTGGCATCGATTTTGGCTCGCACTTAGCAAGCCAGCACATTCGGATTGCCTATACAGCAGAGACAAATATCCTGCTAGCGGCAGCAGAAAGACTCCAAAAGCTGATCAAGCAGGGCTAA
- a CDS encoding FHA domain-containing protein, translated as MAEVVFVEVLDTHGKVFERYRLVDLPITIGRDYKNTIIIDDQTVSLLHLSIQKNEDGKLGVLDCVSENGTWHEERPIKSILVGNDLTLRLGESEVRIRTEDTVLPPTIPIDPARLLRPTLNKKLIFFALFLLNIGEAAFDGYWNSFAPKALPDILLTLAPILIGLPLWATIWGIIGRIFAGRALFFTHGSIGAIALLSLLLAIKLQHFIAFAFNAPELAKWLDLGLYGIGIGLTSYFHLRLASRLSPNLLKTVNGILIAMFWSVWLLGDYAFGLTSEGELDVDTTLLPPAARLTPEKSLEEFMLETETLGEDLPEERTPAVNLSQNNSASTK; from the coding sequence ATGGCAGAAGTAGTCTTTGTAGAAGTGCTCGACACGCATGGAAAAGTGTTTGAGCGCTATCGATTAGTCGACTTGCCCATCACGATTGGTCGCGATTATAAAAATACAATTATTATCGACGATCAAACCGTCTCCTTGCTGCACCTTTCCATTCAAAAAAATGAGGATGGGAAACTAGGTGTTTTAGATTGCGTGAGTGAAAATGGCACATGGCACGAAGAACGGCCAATCAAGTCAATTTTGGTTGGCAATGATCTTACGTTGCGCTTAGGTGAGAGTGAAGTTCGCATTCGAACAGAAGATACCGTACTCCCACCCACCATCCCTATCGACCCTGCGCGTTTACTTCGTCCAACCTTAAATAAAAAGCTCATCTTTTTTGCCTTATTTCTGCTTAACATTGGCGAAGCGGCTTTTGATGGATACTGGAATAGCTTTGCGCCTAAAGCACTCCCAGATATTTTGTTGACGCTAGCGCCTATTTTGATAGGGCTACCACTTTGGGCAACCATCTGGGGGATTATCGGCAGGATTTTTGCGGGCCGAGCTTTATTCTTTACTCACGGAAGTATCGGTGCAATTGCACTACTTTCATTACTGCTGGCGATCAAACTTCAGCATTTTATTGCCTTCGCCTTTAACGCCCCCGAATTAGCCAAATGGCTCGACCTAGGCCTATATGGAATAGGTATAGGGCTAACGAGTTACTTCCATTTACGTTTAGCTAGTCGACTAAGCCCCAACTTATTGAAAACAGTCAATGGCATCCTCATCGCTATGTTCTGGAGTGTCTGGCTACTAGGAGATTACGCATTTGGATTAACCTCTGAGGGTGAATTAGATGTTGATACGACATTGCTCCCACCTGCAGCACGCTTAACGCCAGAAAAATCTCTAGAGGAATTTATGCTAGAGACGGAAACACTAGGGGAAGACCTCCCCGAAGAACGCACGCCAGCGGTTAACCTCAGCCAGAATAATTCCGCATCAACAAAGTAA
- a CDS encoding S1C family serine protease — protein MIALFQRTKWIIWSIIVLIIGISAKTAVANEEPATEAVFANSRTKIAQIRILEKSSNAKASLGSGFIVSPQGLLITNYHVISDLVFRPDLYRGEVFFDDGESRPLKLVNFDVVHDLALLSTNKSSPQFFEINPAPQPKGSRVYAIGTPHDLGFTIVEGTYNGLLTGSLYEKIHYTGAINSGMSGGPAILPDGKVVGINVATAGNQIGFLIPSVYALRLIKRPPQTHPHPIEWLRQQLINNQSNIANTITKQPMQTANFHGYRVPVTLGDFSKCWADTDQPSGGVFERFSQQCSTEDDLFLYRDYSTGKLEFQHDFIRADKLSPLRFYNLYQQFFARPYDDMGGPPEDMGQFDCKTDFVNPNGLKMKLAFCVRPYKRLPGLYDMIVKLATLNQNHAGLISSYQVSGVSFMNARKLAYQYVGAFAWQK, from the coding sequence ATGATAGCCCTTTTCCAACGCACCAAATGGATAATTTGGTCGATTATTGTCCTGATTATAGGCATTTCTGCAAAAACTGCCGTTGCGAATGAAGAACCCGCAACTGAGGCAGTTTTTGCGAATAGCCGTACAAAAATTGCACAAATTCGTATCCTTGAAAAAAGCTCTAACGCGAAAGCGTCATTAGGCTCCGGTTTTATTGTTAGCCCCCAAGGACTACTGATTACCAATTACCACGTGATATCCGACTTAGTCTTTCGACCAGATCTCTATCGAGGCGAAGTTTTTTTTGACGATGGCGAAAGCCGCCCGCTAAAACTAGTCAACTTTGACGTAGTGCATGATTTAGCCTTGCTATCCACCAATAAGAGTAGCCCACAATTTTTTGAAATCAATCCTGCTCCACAACCTAAGGGAAGCAGGGTGTATGCAATTGGCACGCCACACGATCTTGGCTTCACTATTGTAGAGGGAACATATAACGGGCTTCTTACAGGTAGCCTGTATGAGAAAATCCATTACACCGGAGCGATCAATAGCGGCATGAGTGGTGGCCCAGCCATCTTGCCGGATGGAAAAGTAGTGGGTATTAACGTGGCAACGGCGGGTAACCAAATTGGTTTCCTAATCCCATCTGTTTACGCGCTTCGATTAATTAAGCGACCGCCACAAACCCACCCCCACCCAATTGAATGGCTGCGCCAACAATTAATCAACAATCAAAGCAATATCGCCAACACCATTACCAAACAACCGATGCAAACCGCGAATTTCCATGGTTATCGCGTACCAGTGACGCTTGGTGATTTTTCAAAATGCTGGGCCGATACCGATCAACCCTCTGGCGGTGTTTTCGAGCGATTCTCCCAACAGTGCTCAACAGAGGACGATCTATTCTTATACCGTGATTACAGCACTGGAAAACTAGAGTTTCAGCACGACTTTATTCGTGCAGACAAATTAAGCCCACTTCGTTTTTACAACCTGTACCAACAGTTTTTTGCTCGCCCCTATGATGATATGGGCGGCCCACCAGAGGACATGGGGCAATTCGATTGCAAAACAGACTTTGTCAATCCTAATGGGCTAAAAATGAAATTGGCGTTTTGTGTTCGGCCATATAAACGCCTACCCGGTCTATACGACATGATCGTTAAACTAGCGACACTCAATCAAAACCATGCAGGCTTAATTAGTTCCTACCAAGTATCTGGAGTTAGCTTTATGAATGCCAGAAAACTGGCATACCAATACGTAGGAGCATTCGCATGGCAGAAGTAG